In Hyalangium minutum, the genomic stretch CATCGACGGCATCCGCACGGAGATGGAGAACCTGCTGGAGCCCATCCGCACCGAGCGCAAGCTGGGCCGTGCGGAGGTCCGCAACACCTTCAACGTGCCGAAGCTGGGCACCATCGCCGGTGCGGCGGTGCTGGACGGTGTCATCAAGCGTGGCTCGTTCGTGCGCCTCATGCGCGAGAACAAGCAGCTCTTCGCCGGCAAGATGGCGTCGCTCCGCCGCTTCAAGGACGACGTCAAGGAAGTGGCTCAGGGCTTCGAGTGCGGTATCGGCATCGAGAACTACAACGACCTCAAGCCCGGCGACATCATCGAGGCTTACGAGATCGAGGAGACTCGCCAGAGCCTGACGTAAGCCCCTGGTCGCCTTCGGAGCTGTTCACCGTTGGCCCCGGCGGCCGGCCCATGCGCCGCCGCCGGGCAGGGAGTTTCCTATGTTCGTCTGTGTCGCCCGCCTCACCCTGCAGATTCCCGACAGCGGCTCGCTGAAGGCCAAGCGACAGGTCCTTCGCCGGGTAACAGAGCGGGTGAAGGCTCGCTTCAATGTCGCGGTCGCCGAGATCGAAGATCAGGATCTCTGGCAGAAGGCCTCCATCGGCCTGGCCGTCGTGGGGAACGATCGCCGCCACGTGGATGAGCAGATGGAGAAGATCATCCACTTCGTGGAGGAGATGTACATCGCTCCCCTGATGAACCGGGAGAAGGAGATCCTGGCCTTCGGAGACAAGCTGTTCAGCCACGAGGTGGCTCCCGCGTCCCCCAAGGGTGGCAACGAGGAGACGGAAGCCGAGCCCGAGGGCTTGAGCCCCGACGAGCTGATTGCCAGCTTGAACCGCGGGGATCGGTCCATGGCCGAGGCCGAGGGCATGGCGGATTGGGAGCGCCGGCACGAGAGCCGGGAGAGCGTGGGCAAGCCCGCGCCCGCAGGTGGGGGCGCTTTGACTTTGGATGAAGCCCGGGCACGCGCTCGCAGCCTGCGCAACCCCCGGGATTGGGAGAAGAAATGACGACGCATTCGCGACCGGAGCGCGTGGGCCAGGAGATTCAGGCCGCCATCGGCCAGATCCTCGCTCGAGGCGAGCTGAGGGATCCGCGCATCGGTTTCATCACCATTACCGGCGTGAAGGTGTCGCCGGATCTGCGCGTGGCCCGCGTTTTCTATTCGATGATTGGCACTGAGAAGGAGCGCGAGGAGACGCAGAAGGGGCTGGACGCCGCCAAGGGCTACGTGCGCCGCGAGGTAACGTCCGCCGTCAACCTGCGCGTCTCCCCGGAGATCTTCTTCAGCTTCGATGAGTCCGTGGGGGAGGGCGACAAGATCGACCGGCTCCTGCGCGAGGTTCGCGAGAAGGAAGGCTGGTAGCCGCCCCTCGCGGCCTTCATGAGGTAAGGTAAGGCGGTCATGGACGGCGTCCTGGTCATCGACAAGCCCTCGGGGCCTACTTCTTTTGATGTGGTGCGGCAGGTGCGCGCGCTGCTCAAGGTGAAGAAGGCCGGGCACACTGGCACCCTTGACCCGATGGCAACGGGAGTGCTGCCCATTTGCTTGGGCGAGGCCACCAAGGTCGCCGGCTTCATCACCGAGGGCGACAAGGCCTACGAGGCCACCGTCCACCTGGGCGTGGAGACGGACACCCAGGATGCCCAGGGCAAGGTGACGGCCGAGGCCCCGGTGCCTCCGCTGACAGTCCAACTCCTGGAGACGGCGCTCGCGCCTTTTCGGGGCACCTTCGAGCAGGTGCCGCCCATGTACTCGGCGGTGAAGGTGGCCGGGAAGCGCCTCTACGAGCTGGCCCGCGCCGGCGAGGAAGTCGAACGCGCCAGCCGCCAGGTCACTGTCTACGAGCTCACGCTGCGGGACTTCTCCTCCAACCGGCTGCGGCTCTCCGTGCGCTGCTCCAAGGGCTTCTTCGTCCGCACGCTGGCCTATGACATCGGCCGTGCGTTGGGCTGTGGCGCCCACCTGGAGGCCCTGCGCCGCACCATGAGCGGACCCTTCGTTCTGGCTCAGGCGCTGCCGCTGGCCGAACTGCCCGCCATGGCGCAGGACCGGGCCGCAGTGGCGCGCAAGCTGCTGCCCCTCTCTGACGCGCTGAGCCATCTCCCCTCTCTGCGGGTGAGCGCAGCGGACGCAGCCCGCGTCACCCACGGTGTGCCGCTGGAGGCCCCTCCGATGCCGGGCCGCATCCGCGTCCTCGGACCGGAGGGAGCGCTGCTGGCCGTGGCCGAAGTGGTGAAGGGACGGCTGAGCTACCTGCGCGTGCTCGCCTGAACCGGAAAGCCCTTGGCCCAAGCCCTCGATATCACCGTGGTGGTGGCGCCGCCTCTCCAGGGCGCCTTTGATGGGCGCTCCCTGGTCACTCTGGGCCTGCCCTCCACCGCCGACGTGGGCGAGCTGATGGAGACCTTGTTCCGGCTCTATCCCCGTACCCGCAGCCTGCTGGCCGGGGACCGGGGAACTCCTGGGGGCAAGTACATGCAGCTGGTGCTGGATGCTCCCTCGCTCCACGTGCCGGTCCAGGGCCGCGCAGGGCTCGCTGCTGGACACAAGGTCTTCCTGTTCGCCCTGTCCCGTCCTCCAGCGAGCAACCGGGCAGGCCAGGAAGGTTGACCGCATATGTAGGCGAAGCTTATAAGCCCCCGGCCCGTTAGTAGGGAAAGGCCCAGTCTGTACCCCTCCGCGGACCGCGGCCTGCAGGAAGTTCCACCGGAGTGGGATGTCGAAGAAAGAGAACCATGTCGCTTCATCAGGAACGCAAATCAGAGCTCGTGACGAAGTTCCGGACCCACGAGTCGGACACGGGGTCCCCCGAGGTGCAGGTGGCGCTGCTGTCTGAGCGCATCAACATGCTCACCGAGCACTTCAAGACCCACAAGAAGGACCACCACTCGCGGCGGGGCCTCCTGAAGCTGGTCGGTCAGCGCCGCCGTCTCCTGGACTACCTCAAGTCCAAGGACACGGCCCGCTACCGCAAGCTCATCGAGGGCCTCGGCATCCGCAAGTAGGCTCGGCCGTTCCCGGGGCGCTGGTAACACCAGCGCCCCTGTTGTTTGTTGGTTCAGTTGTCGAAAGAGGAGGGGCGAGGAAAGAGCAAAGGCGAGGTACTGGCGGAAGTTTTGGTTTCCGTTCCCAGGGGCCGACAGCGGTCGGCCCCCGAGATCAGGGATCAAAATTCCGCGGATCCCTCTCCGGCGCTCCCAGGCGCCCCGTTGTGAAGTCCAACGAGCAGTCAGACCGCGGTTGCCCGATTCCGCCTGTCCCAGGCCCGGCGACCGCTCATCACCCGAGGCCCTCCGGGGCACGAACCCAGTCTCAATGGCGAGGCGGGACGTGCACGGCGGAGATCTTCGGGAAGCAAAGGCAAGGACATGCTGAAGAAGAGCGTCAAGATTGGTGACAGTGAGCTGAGCATCGAGGTCGGCCGTATGGCCAAGCAGGCCGATGGCGCGGTGGTGGTGCGCTATGGCGACACGATGCTGCTCGTCACGGCCGTGAGCGCGCGAGAGAAGAAGGACGTCGACTTCCTCCCGCTGACGGTGGAGTACCAGGAGAAGCTGTACTCGGCGGGCCGCATCCCCGGCAGCTACTTCAAGCGCGAGGGCCGCCTCACCGAGAAGGAGACCCTGGCGAGCCGTCTGGTGGACCGCTCCTGCCGTCCGCTGTTCCCCGAGGGCTACGCGTACGAGACGCAGGTCATCGCGGGCGTCATCTCCGCGGACCCGGAGAACGAGGGCGACATCCACGGAATCACCGGCGCCTCCGCGGCGCTGTGGGTCTCGGACATCCCGTTCAACGGCCCCATCGCGGGCATCCGCGTCGGCCGCGTGGATGGGAAGTTCGTGGCCAACCCCACGCACAAGCAGCGTGAGCAGAGCGACATCGACCTGGTCATGGCGGTGAGCCGCGAGGCCATCGTCATGGTGGAAGGTGGCGCGGAGGAGGTCAGCGAGGCGGACATGGTGGCCGCGCTCGAGTTCGGCAAGCAGGCCGTGCAGCCCGCGCTGGACATCCAGGACGAGCTGCGCCGCGAGCTGAACAAGCAGGTGCGCTCCTACGAGAAGGCTCCCACCGTGGACGAGGGCCTCAAGGCCAAGGTTCGCGAGCTGGCCTGGGACGGCATCGTCAAGGGCTACACCATCAAGGAGAAGGGCGCTCGCTACGAGACGCTCGGCAAGGCCAAGAAGGAGGCCATTGCCAAGCTCAAGGAGCAGCTGGGCGACGCCTACACCCCGCTGGTCGAGAAGCACGCCAAGGCGGTGGTGGAGGATCTGAAGTACGAGCACATGCGCCAGATCACCGTGGACGGCGGCCGTATCGGCAACCGTGGCCACGCCGAGGTCCGGGCCATCACCTGCGAGGTGGGCGTGCTCCCGCGCACCCACGGCAGCGCGCTCTTCACGCGCGGCGAGACGCAGGCGCTCGTGGTCACCACGCTGGGCACCAGCGAGGATGAGCAGCGGCTGGAGCTGCTCAGCGGCCAGGCCTTCAAGCGGTTCATGCTGCACTACAACTTCCCGCCGTTCAGCGTGAACGAGACCAAGCCCCTGCGCGGCCCCGGCCGCCGCGAGGTCGGTCACGGCGCTCTGGCCGAGCGTGCGCTGCGCAACATGGCGCCCAAGAGCGAGAGCTTCCCGTACACCGTCCGCGTGGTGTCGGACATCCTCGAGTCCAACGGCTCTTCGTCCATGGCCTCGGTGTGCGGTGGCACGCTGGCGCTGATGGACGCGGGCGTGCCCATCAAGGCGCCGGTGGCCGGCATCGCCATGGGCCTGGTGAAGGAGGGCGAGAAGGTCGCCATCCTCTCGGACATCCTCGGTGACGAGGACCACCTGGGCGACATGGACTTCAAGGTCTGTGGCACCAGCAAGGGCATCACGTCCATCCAGATGGACATCAAGATCACCGGGCTGACCACGGAGATCATGAGCCGCGCGCTGGAGCAGGCGCGTCAGGGCCGCATCCACATCCTGGGCGAGATGCTCAAGGCCATGCCGGAGGCGCGCAAGGAGATCAGCCAGTACGCTCCTCGCATCACCACCATCCAGATCCGTCCCGAGTACATCAAGAACGTCATCGGGCCGGGCGGCAAGGTCATCAAGGACATCATCGCGCGCACGGGCGCCTCGATTAACATCGAGGACTCGGGCCGGGTGGACATCGCCAGCGCCAACGGGGACTCGGTGAAGGCCGCCATCGCCATGATTCAGGCGCTCACGCGCGAGGCGGAGATCGGGAAGATCTACACGGGCACCGTGCGGAAGATCGCCGAGTTCGGCGCCTTCGTGGAGCTGTTCCCGGGCACCGACGGCCTCATCCACATCTCCGAGCTGTCCGACAAGCGCGTGAAGAGCGTGTCGGACGTGCTGAAGGAGGGCGATGAGGTGCTGGTGAAGGTCGTCAGCATCGACAAGACGGGCAAGATCCGCCTGTCTCGCAAGGAGGCCATGGCCGAGCGCGCCGCCGCTCAGCAGCAGGCCGCCACGCCTCCCGGCGACGCCGCCGCGCCCGCGCCCACGCAGCCGGACGCGAAGGCCTAATCAGGCACCTCAGTGTGGGCCGGGGGGAGGCAGCTCCTCCCGGCTCTCGCGGGCCTCACTCCCGAGTGCCTGCTCCAAGCTGTGCCGCAGCCGTGAGCGCATGATGTTGGGCATTTGCTCCGCGCGGACCAGCGCCTCTTGCAGCAGCCGGATGGCCTCCTGGCGCTCGCCGCGCCGGAGCCGGGCCAGGGCCTGCACCTCCAGCACCTCCAGCGGCTCTTGCTCCACGGAGTACGCGTTCGAGCGCTCTTGGAGCTCACGCCACTCTTCGGGGCTCGCAGGCCGGGCGCTGAGCTCCACCAACGAGAAGAGGACGGTCTCGGGAGGGCTGAACTTCTCCTCCTTGCGCTCCGCCATCACCTGGCGGATGGCGTCCAGCACCTGGCGCGCCTGCTCTTCCTTGCCTTCGTACGCCAGCACCCGCGCGTGCAGCAGCCGCCCCCAGGGCCTTGGCGCCACCTCGGGGTGCTTCTGCTCCAGCTCCACCGCCCGTGCCACGTGAGGCGCCGCCGCCTGCGTGTCTCCCGCCTGGAAGTACAGCTCTCCCA encodes the following:
- a CDS encoding DUF503 domain-containing protein yields the protein MFVCVARLTLQIPDSGSLKAKRQVLRRVTERVKARFNVAVAEIEDQDLWQKASIGLAVVGNDRRHVDEQMEKIIHFVEEMYIAPLMNREKEILAFGDKLFSHEVAPASPKGGNEETEAEPEGLSPDELIASLNRGDRSMAEAEGMADWERRHESRESVGKPAPAGGGALTLDEARARARSLRNPRDWEKK
- the rbfA gene encoding 30S ribosome-binding factor RbfA, with protein sequence MTTHSRPERVGQEIQAAIGQILARGELRDPRIGFITITGVKVSPDLRVARVFYSMIGTEKEREETQKGLDAAKGYVRREVTSAVNLRVSPEIFFSFDESVGEGDKIDRLLREVREKEGW
- the truB gene encoding tRNA pseudouridine(55) synthase TruB; translation: MDGVLVIDKPSGPTSFDVVRQVRALLKVKKAGHTGTLDPMATGVLPICLGEATKVAGFITEGDKAYEATVHLGVETDTQDAQGKVTAEAPVPPLTVQLLETALAPFRGTFEQVPPMYSAVKVAGKRLYELARAGEEVERASRQVTVYELTLRDFSSNRLRLSVRCSKGFFVRTLAYDIGRALGCGAHLEALRRTMSGPFVLAQALPLAELPAMAQDRAAVARKLLPLSDALSHLPSLRVSAADAARVTHGVPLEAPPMPGRIRVLGPEGALLAVAEVVKGRLSYLRVLA
- the rpsO gene encoding 30S ribosomal protein S15 — its product is MSLHQERKSELVTKFRTHESDTGSPEVQVALLSERINMLTEHFKTHKKDHHSRRGLLKLVGQRRRLLDYLKSKDTARYRKLIEGLGIRK
- the pnp gene encoding polyribonucleotide nucleotidyltransferase codes for the protein MLKKSVKIGDSELSIEVGRMAKQADGAVVVRYGDTMLLVTAVSAREKKDVDFLPLTVEYQEKLYSAGRIPGSYFKREGRLTEKETLASRLVDRSCRPLFPEGYAYETQVIAGVISADPENEGDIHGITGASAALWVSDIPFNGPIAGIRVGRVDGKFVANPTHKQREQSDIDLVMAVSREAIVMVEGGAEEVSEADMVAALEFGKQAVQPALDIQDELRRELNKQVRSYEKAPTVDEGLKAKVRELAWDGIVKGYTIKEKGARYETLGKAKKEAIAKLKEQLGDAYTPLVEKHAKAVVEDLKYEHMRQITVDGGRIGNRGHAEVRAITCEVGVLPRTHGSALFTRGETQALVVTTLGTSEDEQRLELLSGQAFKRFMLHYNFPPFSVNETKPLRGPGRREVGHGALAERALRNMAPKSESFPYTVRVVSDILESNGSSSMASVCGGTLALMDAGVPIKAPVAGIAMGLVKEGEKVAILSDILGDEDHLGDMDFKVCGTSKGITSIQMDIKITGLTTEIMSRALEQARQGRIHILGEMLKAMPEARKEISQYAPRITTIQIRPEYIKNVIGPGGKVIKDIIARTGASINIEDSGRVDIASANGDSVKAAIAMIQALTREAEIGKIYTGTVRKIAEFGAFVELFPGTDGLIHISELSDKRVKSVSDVLKEGDEVLVKVVSIDKTGKIRLSRKEAMAERAAAQQQAATPPGDAAAPAPTQPDAKA